GGCACGCCGGCCGGCGCGTACAGCGCCAGCCATGCCGAGAAGTCGTAGGCCGGCAAGCCGGCTTCGGCGGTGGTGGGCACGTCGGGCAGTTGCGCCAGCCGCTTCGGGGTCGTGACCGCCAGTGCGCGCAGCTTGCCCGACTTGATGTGCGGGGCCGCGCTCAGCACCGGCTCGACCATCACGTCGAGCTGGCCGGACAGCAGGTCGTTCAGCGCCTGCGGCGAAGTCTTGTACGGGATGTGGTTGATCTGCATGCCGGCCGCCAGGTTGAACATCTCGCTGCCGATCCGCGCCGAGCTGCCGCCCGAGCCATAGTTGAGCCCCCCGGCTTGGACTTCGCCAGCGCGATCAGCGCCTTCAGCGAGTTCGCCGGCACCGACGGGTGCACGACGACCACGTAGTAGGCCTTGCCGGCCATGGAGATCGGCGTGAAGTCGCGCAGCGCGTCATAGGGCAGCTGCCTGTAGAGGCTGGGGTTGATCGCGTTGGTGGAGCTTGACCCCAGCGTGATCGTGTAGCCGTCGGGCGCGGCGCGCGCCACCGCCTCGGCGGCGAGGATCCCGTTTGCGCCGGCACGGTTCTCCACCACCACCTGCGTGCCGAGGCGCTCGCCGAGCTTCTGCGCGATGGTGCGAGCGACCGCGTCGGTCGTGCCGCCGGGGCCCTGCGACAGGATGAAGCGGATCGGCCGGTTGGGGTAGTCCTGCGCCTGTGAGAGCGGGACGGCGAACAGGCCGGCTGCGACGAGCAGCAGCCGAAGAAGACGGGATTTCATCGGCTGCCCTTCTGCGCGATCAGGCGGGGGTGAACATCGCCACCGGCGGGCCGCCGTCGCTCGGCTGGAACGTCACCTTCACGCGCTGCCCGATGCGCACCGCATCGGGATCGCAGTCGACGATGTTGGTCATCACCGTCACGCCTTCGTCGAGCGTCACGTAGGCGATGACGTAGGGCACCTCGACCCGGCGCATCACGCTGTAGCTGTAGATCACACCCTGGCCGGAGGCGTCGCGCCACTCGGTCTTGTCGCTGAAGCAGAAGGGGCACAGCGAGCGCGGGAAGTGGTGGTTCTCGCCGCAGCCCTTGCAGTGCTTGACCAGCAGCCGGCCTTCGCCGGCCGCCTTCCAGAAGGGCTCGGCCTCTGGGTAGACGGTGGGGGGCGGGGATCTTTCTTTCCTTGACGGTCATCGCGTCACTCCTTGGCCATGATGAGGGTGGCACTGCCGTGCCGCGTTCCGAGCGAGCCGCCGGTGCCGTGCGCCAGCGCCAGGCCGCAGTCGCGCACCTGCACCGCCGGATGGGCTTCGCCGCGCAGCTGGCGCACCGCCTCGATCACCTTGGTCATGCCGCCGCGATTGGACGGGTGGTTGTTGCACAGCCCGCCCCCGTCGGTGTTGAACGGCAGCTTGCCGACGCCCGAGATGAGGTTGCCGTCGGAGACGAACCTGCCGCCTTCGCCCTTCTTGCAAAAGCCCAGGTCCTCGAGCTGCATCAGCACCGTGATCGTGAAGCTGTCGTAGATCGACGCGTACTGGATGTCGGACGGCTTCACGCCGGCCTCTTCGAAGGCGATCGGGCCCGACCAGGCCGCGCCCGAGTAGGTGAGGTCGACCTTGCCGCCCAGCTGGCCCTTGACCGCCTCGCCGGCGCCGAGGATCTTGACGACCGGGCGCTTCAGGCTGCGCGCGATCTCGGGCCGCGTGACGATGAGCGCACCGCCGCCGTCGCTGACCACGCAGCAGTCGAGCCGGTGCAGCGGGTCGGCGATCAGCGGCGAGTTGACGACGTCCTCCACCGTCACCACCTCGCGCAGCATCGCGTTGGGGTTGTGCTGCGCGTGATGCGACGCGGCCACGCGAATCCACGCGAGCTGCTCGCTGGTCGTGCCGTACTCGTGCATGTGGCGCATCGCCGCCATCGCGTACATGTTGGCGGTGGCCGGGCCGAACGGAAACTCGAAGGGCGTGTCGGCGGTGGCGCCGAAGTTGCGCGGCGCGGTGCCGGTGGCCATGCCCTCGGCGCGCGGCCGGCCGGCCAGCGTGATCAGCGCGACGTTGCACTTGCCGGCGGCGATGGCCTGCGCGGCGTGGCTCACGTGCACCAGGTACGACGAGCCGCCGACGTCGGTCGAGTCGACGTGCCGCACCTTGAGACCGAGGTAGTCGACCATGCTGAGCGGGCCCAGGCCCGGGGCGTCGCCAGCGCAGTAGTAGGCGTCGACGTCCTGCTTGCTCAGGCCGGCGTCTTCGAGCGCGCCCTTGGCCACTTCGGCGTGCAGCTGCACCACCGACTTGTCGACGGCCTTGCGCGTCGGGTGCTCGAACACCCCCGCAATGCAGGCCTTGCCTTTGATCGTCATGTCTTGCTGGTCTCCTGTCGGTTGAAAGCGGGCGCGAGCGCGACGGTCGGTCGCGACGGCGACCGGGTTCGGCAGGCAGTGAATGGAGCGCCGGCGGAGCCGGGCGCTCAGCCGGTAGCGGCGGGCATTCGGCGGCGCTTCTCGGGTGCGGCGGTGGCCGCGGGCTCCGCTGTGCGCACCTCGGAGCCGGGCGCCATCGTGAGGGCCGCGCCCGCATGGCCGAAGCCGAACGAAATGCTGTCGGCCGCCTCGCGCATGTGGTGCGCGAAGTGCTGCGGGTCGGCGCGCGTGCGGCTGACGGGCGCCGCCATGGCGAGCGCCGCGATCACGCGGCCCTGGTGATCGAAGATCGGCGCGGCGAAGCCGGCAACGTCGCTGGACACCTCGCCGATGGTGATCGACAGGCCCTGCTCGCGCACTTGCGGCAGCAGCCGACGCAGGTCGGCGGCGCGTGTGAGCGTCTGCGGCGTCAACGGCGTGAACGGGGCGCGCCGCAGGTAGCGCTCGATGTATTCCTCGTCGGAGTGGGCCAGCAGCACGCGGCCTGCCGCCGAGCAATAGAGCGGCCGCGCCGTGCCGATCGCCACCGAGTAGCGGATGGACTGCGTGCTCTCGATCTTCTCGACGTAGACGGCGGTGCCCGCCTCGCGGTCCATCACCGCGACCAGCACCGTCTCGCCGCAGCGGTCGACCAGTTCGCGCATGATGGGCGTCGCGATGCGCGAGATCGACACGGTGGGCATGATGGACAGGCCCAGCC
The sequence above is a segment of the Aquabacterium sp. J223 genome. Coding sequences within it:
- a CDS encoding OB-fold domain-containing protein; the protein is MIYSYSVMRRVEVPYVIAYVTLDEGVTVMTNIVDCDPDAVRIGQRVKVTFQPSDGGPPVAMFTPA
- a CDS encoding IclR family transcriptional regulator, translating into MPTQRKQSKPQRETDEPLADGPVALDTGPRSLIRTLRILEQLAAVPQGATLAMLSVELQSPKSSLLGLLRPLCSYGYIVNTEGRYVLGPAAYRLGLSIMPTVSISRIATPIMRELVDRCGETVLVAVMDREAGTAVYVEKIESTQSIRYSVAIGTARPLYCSAAGRVLLAHSDEEYIERYLRRAPFTPLTPQTLTRAADLRRLLPQVREQGLSITIGEVSSDVAGFAAPIFDHQGRVIAALAMAAPVSRTRADPQHFAHHMREAADSISFGFGHAGAALTMAPGSEVRTAEPAATAAPEKRRRMPAATG
- a CDS encoding thiolase domain-containing protein — its product is MTIKGKACIAGVFEHPTRKAVDKSVVQLHAEVAKGALEDAGLSKQDVDAYYCAGDAPGLGPLSMVDYLGLKVRHVDSTDVGGSSYLVHVSHAAQAIAAGKCNVALITLAGRPRAEGMATGTAPRNFGATADTPFEFPFGPATANMYAMAAMRHMHEYGTTSEQLAWIRVAASHHAQHNPNAMLREVVTVEDVVNSPLIADPLHRLDCCVVSDGGGALIVTRPEIARSLKRPVVKILGAGEAVKGQLGGKVDLTYSGAAWSGPIAFEEAGVKPSDIQYASIYDSFTITVLMQLEDLGFCKKGEGGRFVSDGNLISGVGKLPFNTDGGGLCNNHPSNRGGMTKVIEAVRQLRGEAHPAVQVRDCGLALAHGTGGSLGTRHGSATLIMAKE